In the Phaseolus vulgaris cultivar G19833 chromosome 7, P. vulgaris v2.0, whole genome shotgun sequence genome, one interval contains:
- the LOC137828419 gene encoding AUGMIN subunit 2, with the protein MSMASESSWVGRKPVKRIGGMSDALSIAADLGFSMSPSPSQEGLQNSSPTTGEKGEDLIRVLRELTTVQRKIADLQVELQGRKDDKNVAHLTHVSEMEKKIETLDRITTILKDVIQNKDRIIARLQQPYSLDCIPVEAEYQKQFSELLMKAASDYGALTASVADFQWSQNFKEPPSVWGEMLRPIPVALASCTRFFEAMSATRESFATLQKLRVGHFDSSLPRTPAGDPSQRVSGVPDCLTPPPWKTEANYDDLGIRNHRRQHADQVEDVNS; encoded by the exons ATGTCAATGGCAAGCGAATCAAGTTGGGTGGGGAGGAAGCCAGTGAAACGCATTGGGGGAATGTCGGATGCTCTATCAATTGCAGCCGATCTTGGTTTCTCCATGTCCCCTTCCCCATCCCAG GAAGGACTTCAGAATTCATCCCCCACAACTGGGGAAAAGGGCGAGGACTTGATCAGGGTTTTGAGAGAACTAACTACTGTCCAAAGAAAAATTGCAGATTTGCAGGTTGAACTTCAAGGTCGAAAG GATGACAAAAATGTTGCACATTTGACTCATGTGAGTGAAATGGAAAAGAAGATTGAGACATTGGACAGGATTACTACTATACTCAAAGATGTTATTCAGAACAag GACCGCATTATAGCTCGCTTGCAGCAGCCATATTCCCTTGATTGCATTCCTGTTGAAGCAGAATATCAG AAACAATTCTCTGAACTACTGATGAAGGCAGCTAGTGATTATGGTGCTTTGACAGCTTCAGTAGCAGATTTTCAGTGGAGTCAGAATTTTAAAGAACCTCCTTCAGTTTGGGGG GAAATGCTTCGACCCATTCCTGTAGCTTTGGCATCTTGCACTCGGTTCTTTGAAGCCATGTCTGCCACAAGAGAGTCATTTGCAACACTTCAAAAACTGAGAGTGGGCCATTTTGATTCCTCTCTACCTAGGACTCCGGCGGGTGATCCTTCCCAAAGAGTATCAGGAGTTCCTGATTGTTTAACCCCACCTCCATGGAAAACTGAAGCAAATTATGACGACTTAGGAATCAGAAACCACAGGAGGCAACATGCAGATCAGGTGGAAGATGTAAACAGCTAG